One Engystomops pustulosus chromosome 11, aEngPut4.maternal, whole genome shotgun sequence DNA window includes the following coding sequences:
- the LOC140105770 gene encoding intelectin-1-like isoform X1, protein MWVHKLVVLLLAFSGVYSSKCRDASISEKKQNILNLLACWDDSSESDYQSYSGNPTGGQDYGYRSCKDIKRSDKYASDGIYLLSTASGEMYQTYCDMTTDGGGWTLVASVHENNMNGKCTVGDRWSSQEGDNLNNPKGDGNWANFATFGLPEGSTSDDYKNPGYYDIAAKDLSLWHVPNNTPLTHWRNTSLLRYRTENGFFTQEGGNLFQLYKKYPVAYNVGACLAQNGPAVPVVYDFGSAEKTALYYSPFGAKEFTAGYVHFRVINNEKATLALCPGVKVTGCNVEHVSYRPGQMLLICFKLSVIIFYRCNTALNMNSRSNLLHVLPALHWWRRLHPRGVPQTVRRLCSL, encoded by the exons ATGTGGGTCCACAAGCTGGTAGTCCTTTTGTTGGCCTTTTCTGGAGTTTACTCCTCCAAATGTA GGGATGCTTCTATTTCTGAGAAGAAGCAAAACATTCTGAATCTGTTGGCTTGCTGGGATGACAGCTCGGAAAGCGATTATCAATCTTATTCTGGGAATCCAACTGGTGGACAAGACTATGGGTACAGGAGCTGCAAGGACATCAAGCGTTCTGATAAATATGCAAGTG ATGGCATATATTTGCTGAGCACTGCAAGTGGAGAAATGTATCAGACCTACTGTGACATGACAACCGATGGTGGAGGGTGGACATTGGTGGCCAGTGTCCATGAGAATAACATGAATGGTAAATGTACGGTGGGAGATCGCTGGTCCAGTCAGGAAGGAGATAACCTGAACAATCCAAAGGGAGATGGAAACTGGGCCAACTTTGCCACATTTGGACTCCCTGAGGGATCGACCAGTGATGATTACAAG AATCCTGGCTATTATGATATTGCTGCTAAAGATCTGAGTTTGTGGCATGTCCCCAATAATACACCCTTGACACACTGGAGGAATACGTCTCTTCTGAGATATCGCACGGAGAACGGCTTCTTCACTCAAGAgggcggtaacctgttccagttGTACAAA AAATACCCAGTGGCATACAATGTTGGAGCCTGCCTTGCACAGAATGGACCTGCCGTTCCTGTTGTCTATGACTTTGGAAGTGCTGAGAAGACAGCATTATATTACTCGCCATTTGGCGCAA AAGAGTTCACTGCTGGTTATGTGCATTTCCGGGTTatcaataatgaaaaagcaaCACTTGCTCTGTGTCCAGGTGTGAAGGTCACTGGATGCAATGTGGAACATGTAAGTTATAGACCTGGACAAATGTTATTGATATGTTTCAAATTATCTGTGATTATTTTCTATAGGTGTAACACAGCACTCAATATGAACAGCAGGTCTAATCTTCTTCATGTACTTCCAGCACTGCATTGGTGGAGGCGGCTACATCCCAGAGGGGTTCCCCAGACAGTGCGGAGACTTTGCAGCCTTTGA
- the LOC140105770 gene encoding intelectin-1-like isoform X2, which yields MWVHKLVVLLLAFSGVYSSKCRDASISEKKQNILNLLACWDDSSESDYQSYSGNPTGGQDYGYRSCKDIKRSDKYASDGIYLLSTASGEMYQTYCDMTTDGGGWTLVASVHENNMNGKCTVGDRWSSQEGDNLNNPKGDGNWANFATFGLPEGSTSDDYKNPGYYDIAAKDLSLWHVPNNTPLTHWRNTSLLRYRTENGFFTQEGGNLFQLYKKYPVAYNVGACLAQNGPAVPVVYDFGSAEKTALYYSPFGAKEFTAGYVHFRVINNEKATLALCPGVKVTGCNVEHHCIGGGGYIPEGFPRQCGDFAAFDWDGYGTHNGWSTSKEITEAAVLLFYR from the exons ATGTGGGTCCACAAGCTGGTAGTCCTTTTGTTGGCCTTTTCTGGAGTTTACTCCTCCAAATGTA GGGATGCTTCTATTTCTGAGAAGAAGCAAAACATTCTGAATCTGTTGGCTTGCTGGGATGACAGCTCGGAAAGCGATTATCAATCTTATTCTGGGAATCCAACTGGTGGACAAGACTATGGGTACAGGAGCTGCAAGGACATCAAGCGTTCTGATAAATATGCAAGTG ATGGCATATATTTGCTGAGCACTGCAAGTGGAGAAATGTATCAGACCTACTGTGACATGACAACCGATGGTGGAGGGTGGACATTGGTGGCCAGTGTCCATGAGAATAACATGAATGGTAAATGTACGGTGGGAGATCGCTGGTCCAGTCAGGAAGGAGATAACCTGAACAATCCAAAGGGAGATGGAAACTGGGCCAACTTTGCCACATTTGGACTCCCTGAGGGATCGACCAGTGATGATTACAAG AATCCTGGCTATTATGATATTGCTGCTAAAGATCTGAGTTTGTGGCATGTCCCCAATAATACACCCTTGACACACTGGAGGAATACGTCTCTTCTGAGATATCGCACGGAGAACGGCTTCTTCACTCAAGAgggcggtaacctgttccagttGTACAAA AAATACCCAGTGGCATACAATGTTGGAGCCTGCCTTGCACAGAATGGACCTGCCGTTCCTGTTGTCTATGACTTTGGAAGTGCTGAGAAGACAGCATTATATTACTCGCCATTTGGCGCAA AAGAGTTCACTGCTGGTTATGTGCATTTCCGGGTTatcaataatgaaaaagcaaCACTTGCTCTGTGTCCAGGTGTGAAGGTCACTGGATGCAATGTGGAACAT CACTGCATTGGTGGAGGCGGCTACATCCCAGAGGGGTTCCCCAGACAGTGCGGAGACTTTGCAGCCTTTGACTGGGATGGTTACGGAACACATAATGGATGGAGTACCAGCAAGGAGATCACTGAAGCTGCCGTTCTCCTCTTCTACCGTTAA